From one Trachemys scripta elegans isolate TJP31775 chromosome 14, CAS_Tse_1.0, whole genome shotgun sequence genomic stretch:
- the LOC117887749 gene encoding olfactory receptor 1009-like, with amino-acid sequence MQMKNQTMVTEFILLGLSSDPQMKILLFLVFLLIYLITLAGNIVIMVVIRADSHLHIPMYFFLFHLSFVDICYSSVTVPNTLRNFLAERKTISVNGCITQIFFFFLLVVTEAFILSAMAYDRYAAICDPLRYMDTMSTRICFQLVGGAWAIGFFHALLNTVFALKLHFCGPSQIHHFSCELPPLLQLSCTDTLTNQVVLLISAVILGSSSFLFSLISYIHIISTILRIRSAAGKRKAFSTCSSHLIVVGLFYLTAFFQYTKPSSVSSVVLDEMFSIQYSILTPMLNPIIYSLKNKEVKTAVGKMLGKFKFLR; translated from the coding sequence atgcaaatgaaaaatcaaaccatgGTGACCGAATTTATCCTCCTGGGACTTTCCAGTGACCCACAGATGAAGATTTTACTCTTCCTGGTGTTTTTACTTATTTACCTAATCACTCTGGCTGGTAACATAGTGATCATGGTAGTGATAAGAGCGGATTCTCACCTTCACATCCCTATGTACTTCTTCCTCTTTCATTTATCCTTTGTTGACATCTGCTATTCCTCGGTCACGGTGCCTAACACACTGAGGAACTTCCTAGCAGAGCGCAAAACTATTTCTGTCAATGGCTGCATTACCCagatattcttctttttcctcttagTTGTTACTGAAGCTTTCATTCTCTCAGCCATGGCTTATGACCGCTACGCTGCCATCTGTGACCCATTGCGTTACATGGACACAATGAGCACAAGGATCTGTTTTCAGCTGGTGGGTGGTGCATGGGCAATAGGCTTCTTCCATGCCCTGCTTAACACTGTTTTTGCCCTCAAGTTGCATTTTTGTGGGCCCAGTCAAATCCACCATTTCAGCTGTGAGCTCCCTCCTCTATTACAACTGTCCTGCACTGACACCCTCACCAATCAAGTAGTGCTTCTTATTTCTGCTGTCATACTTGGATCAAgctcctttctcttctccctgatTTCCTACATTCACATAATCTCCACCATCCTGAGGATACGCTCCGCAGCGGGCAAgcgtaaagccttctccacctgcagctcccaccttattgtggttggtttgttttactTGACAGCTTTTTTCCAGTACACAAAACCCAGCTCAGTCTCTTCTGTGGTTCTCGATGAAATGTTCTCCATCCAGTACAGCATCTTGACCCCCATGTTAAATCCCATTATTTACAGCCTGAAAAACAAGGAAGTGAAGACAGCTGTAGGGAAAATGTTGGGGAAATTCAAATTTCTCAGGTAG
- the LOC117887752 gene encoding olfactory receptor 1009-like, whose protein sequence is MPMKNQTTVTEFILLGLSSDPHMQIFLFLVFVVIYLITLGGNIVIMVVIRADSHLHTPMYFFIFHLSFVDICYSSVAVPNVLRNFLVEHKTISVYGCIAQMFFILLSGGAEILILSAMAYDRYAAICDPLRYIERMSKGICVLLVSGAWTTGFFYALLNTVFTLKLHFCGYNQIHHFSCELPPLLQLSCPETLTNQVVLLTSAVIFASNYFLLTLISYIHIIFTILRIRSVEGRHKVFFTCSSHLIVVALLYVTGFLQYTKPSSVSSGVLDEIFSIQYSVLNPMLNPIIYSLKNKEVKTALRKMLGKLKFLK, encoded by the coding sequence ATGccaatgaaaaatcaaaccacagtGACCGAATTTATTCTCCTGGGACTTTCCAGTGACCCACACATGCAGATTTTCCTCTTCTTGGTGTTTGTAGTTATTTACCTAATAACTCTGGGTGGTAACATAGTGATCATGGTGGTGATAAGAGCTGATTCTCACCTTCACACCCCTATGTACTTCTTCATCTTCCACTTATCCTTTGTTGATATCTGCTATTCCTCAGTCGCGGTGCCTAATGTGCTGAGGAACTTCCTAGTAGAACACAAAACTATTTCTGTTTATGGCTGCATTGCTCAGATGTTCTTCATTCTCCTCTCAGGTGGTGCTGAAATTCTCATTCTCTCAGCCATGGCTTATGACCGTTATGCTGCCATCTGTGACCCATTGCGTTACATAGAGAGAATGAGCAAAGGGATCTGTGTTCTGTTGGTGAGTGGGGCATGGACCACAGGCTTCTTTTATGCCCTTCTTAATACTGTTTTTACTTTGAAGTTGCATTTCTGTGGGTACAACCAAATCCATCATTTCAGCTGTGAGCTCCCTCCTCTATTACAACTGTCCTGCCCTGAGACGCTCACCAATCAAGTTGTGCTTCTTACTTCTGCTGTCATATTTGCATCAAATTACTTCCTCCTCACCCTGATCTCCTACATTCACATCATTTTCACCATCCTGAGAATACGCTCTGTGGAGGGCAGGCATAAAGTCTTcttcacctgcagctcccaccttatTGTGGTTGCCTTGTTGTATGTGACAGGTTTTCTCCAGTACACAAAACCCAGCTCAGTCTCTTCTGGGGTTCTGGATGAAATATTCTCCATCCAGTACAGTGTCTTGAACCCCAtgttaaaccccatcatctacagcctgaaAAACAAAGAGGTGAAAACAGCTCTAAGGAAAATGTTGGGGAAATTAAAGTTTCTCAAGTAA